In Lysobacter firmicutimachus, one genomic interval encodes:
- a CDS encoding DMT family transporter, with amino-acid sequence MPAHPSVAARPLLLRAGLMAAASVCLAVLGLLTRYTVGLPPELVIWARFFLPGLALVALAGRDDWRAVVSFADRPAWVRAVCVVISQGCFVYAAIHGDLLQAVLLYNTGPLFIPLIAWAWLGERLRGPALGGLAIGFCGVAAVLDPGARGLDRLAALSLCGGFAMAASQVLFYRSAQHQPPFRNQFKLYLQASLVALPLAAWGATRIDPAALAAQPAWMLVAALLGMSLCSLGSQSLRDLAYRGLGNASTLAPLMYVAVPVGAALDGWLFGRIAGASTWFGAALIVVGAAIALRRAAAPSDMETRASQSGARGLSHF; translated from the coding sequence ATGCCCGCCCACCCTTCCGTTGCCGCCCGCCCCCTGCTCCTGCGCGCCGGCCTGATGGCCGCCGCCTCGGTCTGCCTGGCCGTGCTCGGCCTGCTGACCCGCTACACCGTCGGCTTGCCGCCCGAACTGGTGATCTGGGCGCGCTTCTTCCTGCCCGGCCTGGCCCTGGTCGCGCTGGCCGGACGCGACGACTGGCGTGCGGTGGTCTCTTTCGCCGACCGACCGGCCTGGGTGCGCGCGGTCTGCGTGGTGATCTCGCAGGGCTGCTTCGTCTACGCCGCGATCCACGGCGATCTGCTGCAGGCGGTGCTGCTGTACAACACCGGCCCCTTGTTCATTCCGCTGATCGCCTGGGCCTGGCTCGGCGAGCGCCTGCGCGGGCCGGCGCTGGGCGGCCTGGCGATCGGCTTCTGCGGCGTGGCGGCGGTGCTCGATCCCGGCGCCCGCGGACTGGACCGGCTGGCCGCGTTGTCGCTGTGCGGCGGTTTCGCCATGGCCGCCTCGCAGGTGCTGTTCTACCGCAGCGCGCAGCATCAGCCGCCGTTCCGCAACCAGTTCAAGCTGTACCTGCAGGCCTCGCTGGTAGCGCTGCCGCTGGCGGCCTGGGGTGCGACGCGGATCGACCCGGCCGCGCTGGCGGCGCAGCCGGCCTGGATGCTGGTCGCAGCGCTGCTCGGCATGTCGCTGTGCAGCCTCGGCAGCCAGTCGCTGCGCGACCTCGCTTATCGCGGCCTCGGCAACGCCTCCACCCTGGCGCCGCTGATGTATGTGGCGGTGCCGGTCGGGGCGGCGCTGGACGGATGGCTGTTCGGTCGCATCGCCGGCGCGTCGACCTGGTTCGGCGCGGCGCTGATCGTCGTTGGAGCGGCGATCGCGCTGCGCCGTGCCGCCGCGCCGTCGGACATGGAAACCAGGGCATCGCAGAGCGGCGCTCGTGGCCTGTCGCATTTCTAG